One Parashewanella spongiae genomic window, TCATTCTATTGTGACACATGCATTTCACACGTCTTAAATAGATGATAATATTTTCTAATATTTATATGAAAGGAAAATAAATTGAAAGGTATAAGAATATTCGGTTTTATCTTAAGTTTTGGTGTTTACACTCAGTGTCTCGCTCATGATAACCAACTCCAAATTAATCATATACAAGTTCTTGGCAGTCACAATAGCTACAAACAGTTAATCCAACCTGAACTTTATAAAGAGATGAAAATCCGACTTGAACAATCATTTGAAGATATAGAGTATCGTCACCCTTCTTTAGAGATCCAGCTCAATAAATTCAAACTCAGAAATCTAGAGCTTGATGTATTATACGATCCTGATGGTGGCCTATATAGTTCTCCAACTGGAAATCAATGGCTTTTAGAGCAGGGAATACAGCCAGATTCATTTGATCCCAAAAAAGAACTAAAGAAGCCTGGCTTTAAAGTACTGCACTTACCTGATATAGATTTTCGCAGTCAATGCTTAACATTGAAATCTTGTCTAGCAAAATTAAAAAATTGGTCAGACTCAAACCCTAATCATCTCCCTATAGCAATAACTTTTAATGCAAAAAGCGATCACATTAATTTTCCCAAATTCGCAAAGCCGCAATCATTTTCTGAGCTAGCTTTTAAAGCACTCGATGCTGAATTTATAAAGTATTTAGGTAAAGATAACATCATCAAACCCGATGATGTTAGAGGTAACCATAAAACCCTAAAACAAGCTGTTTTAAATGAAGGTTGGCCGACTCTAGAAAAAAGCAGAGGTAAATTTATTCTAGTTTTGGATGAGACCGGTGAGAAACGTCAAACTTACCAAGATAAACACCCTTCTCTCAAAAACAGAGTTATGTTTACTAATGCTCCAGAATCTGAAGATGAAGCAGCATTTATGATCATCAACGAACCGAGAGCTAATAAAGCTAAAATCCAAAACTTAGTAAAAAAAGGCTTTTTAATTCGCACACGTGCAGATGCTGGTACAATTGAAGCTAGAAATAATGATTATTCACGGTTTGAAGCCGCTAAA contains:
- a CDS encoding phosphatidylinositol-specific phospholipase C1-like protein, producing MKGIRIFGFILSFGVYTQCLAHDNQLQINHIQVLGSHNSYKQLIQPELYKEMKIRLEQSFEDIEYRHPSLEIQLNKFKLRNLELDVLYDPDGGLYSSPTGNQWLLEQGIQPDSFDPKKELKKPGFKVLHLPDIDFRSQCLTLKSCLAKLKNWSDSNPNHLPIAITFNAKSDHINFPKFAKPQSFSELAFKALDAEFIKYLGKDNIIKPDDVRGNHKTLKQAVLNEGWPTLEKSRGKFILVLDETGEKRQTYQDKHPSLKNRVMFTNAPESEDEAAFMIINEPRANKAKIQNLVKKGFLIRTRADAGTIEARNNDYSRFEAAKESGAQFITTDYYQVEPLMNTDFKVIFENETSIRCNTQLVKQNCRFNNN